The following proteins are co-located in the Haloplanus sp. HW8-1 genome:
- a CDS encoding CGCGG family rSAM-modified RiPP protein → MTTHDDAETSTETAHETSWSANLEGPEHAADRDMMVGEALAAVEHTTSGNHVNLVTHGDHGHPSTYLYAELREAFDGVDVEYVDQCGCGGHVTRVHVEE, encoded by the coding sequence ATGACGACACACGACGACGCCGAGACGAGCACCGAGACGGCCCACGAGACGTCGTGGTCGGCGAACCTGGAGGGTCCCGAACACGCCGCCGACAGAGACATGATGGTCGGGGAGGCACTCGCCGCCGTCGAACACACCACGTCCGGGAACCACGTCAACCTCGTCACCCACGGCGACCACGGCCATCCCTCGACGTATCTCTACGCGGAACTGCGGGAGGCCTTCGACGGGGTGGACGTGGAGTACGTCGACCAGTGTGGCTGTGGCGGCCACGTCACACGGGTCCACGTGGAGGAGTGA
- a CDS encoding SRPBCC family protein, with protein sequence MATVSVSRTVTAPESTVRDAITDVGPFMRAAGFDEVIVEGDEIRLTNRVGIAELQLTLGILDLDDAVLAYEQRDGMFESMRTVYRLESIDATTVRVEATTDFALDVSLVGDLLDSTVVSRQRRRELDAQFDYLETLGE encoded by the coding sequence ATGGCGACAGTCTCCGTCTCACGGACGGTCACGGCGCCGGAATCGACGGTTCGGGACGCGATCACGGACGTCGGACCGTTCATGCGTGCCGCCGGCTTCGACGAGGTGATCGTCGAGGGCGACGAGATCCGTCTCACCAATCGGGTGGGCATCGCCGAACTCCAGTTGACCCTGGGGATCCTTGACCTCGACGACGCCGTCCTCGCCTACGAGCAGCGCGACGGGATGTTCGAATCGATGCGTACCGTCTACCGGTTGGAGTCGATCGACGCGACCACCGTCCGCGTCGAGGCGACCACCGACTTCGCGCTCGACGTGTCACTCGTCGGTGATCTGCTCGACAGTACGGTCGTCAGCCGACAGCGGCGCCGCGAACTCGACGCCCAGTTCGACTACCTCGAAACGCTCGGCGAGTGA